One bacterium genomic region harbors:
- the sppA gene encoding signal peptide peptidase SppA: MKKESLVVTAILLLCIISIGLGVYSIFLRQEQIVEEALFPKGLLPEKKKIAVVHIYGAITLSDDVGGLYKPFRGTQYIIDQLKKFKKEPNIAAVILRINSPGGTVAAVQEIYQQIQELKKAKKKVVVSIGDISASGAYYIACGADKIVANQGSLIGSIGVIMTLPSIHGFLEKVGVKFNIIKSGKYKDIGSAFKEMNEEEKVILQGVIDNAYNQFFNVVAENRPEIKKEKLMSLADGRIFTGEQAKEVGLIDELGTYEDVIKFTAKLANIEGEPVVVEEEKSLKRLLDFMEIKNPFEKIQQDSTKALLEYRYIPGI; this comes from the coding sequence ATGAAAAAAGAAAGCTTAGTTGTTACAGCTATTTTACTTTTGTGTATAATTTCAATTGGTCTGGGAGTCTATTCGATTTTCCTTCGCCAGGAACAGATTGTAGAAGAGGCATTATTCCCAAAGGGATTATTGCCAGAAAAAAAGAAGATAGCAGTAGTTCATATTTATGGAGCGATTACTCTTTCAGATGATGTTGGGGGGTTGTATAAACCATTTCGTGGCACACAATATATCATTGACCAACTTAAAAAATTTAAGAAAGAACCAAATATTGCCGCAGTAATATTAAGAATAAATAGCCCCGGCGGAACAGTTGCCGCAGTTCAAGAGATATATCAGCAAATACAAGAACTTAAAAAGGCAAAGAAAAAAGTAGTTGTTTCCATTGGAGACATATCCGCCTCAGGGGCATATTATATTGCCTGTGGTGCAGATAAAATTGTGGCTAATCAGGGTTCTTTAATCGGTAGTATTGGTGTCATTATGACTCTGCCCAGTATCCATGGATTTCTTGAAAAGGTAGGGGTAAAATTTAATATCATTAAAAGTGGGAAATATAAAGATATTGGTTCTGCTTTTAAAGAAATGAATGAAGAAGAAAAAGTAATCCTTCAAGGAGTAATTGATAATGCCTATAACCAATTTTTTAATGTTGTGGCTGAAAACAGACCAGAGATTAAGAAAGAAAAACTAATGAGCCTTGCTGATGGTCGGATATTCACCGGTGAGCAGGCAAAGGAAGTTGGATTAATCGATGAATTAGGAACTTATGAAGATGTAATAAAATTCACGGCTAAATTGGCAAATATTGAAGGTGAACCAGTAGTTGTTGAGGAAGAAAAGTCACTTAAACGCCTATTAGACTTTATGGAAATCAAAAACCCATTTGAAAAAATCCAGCAAGATTCTACAAAAGCCCTTCTCGAATATAGATATATTCCAGGAATATGA
- a CDS encoding type IV pilus twitching motility protein PilT yields MVNINELLKKMIEKEASDLHMKVGSPPSLRIYGKLYPIEGYSVLTKDDTKAMVNAITTDELKRRFEEESELDTAYTAEGIGRFRVNLFQQQRTFGAVFRHIPLKIRNFEELVLPAPVLGTLSNLQRGLVIVTGPTGSGKSTTLAAIMNNINLTQRKHIVTIEDPIEYVFEDKMSIINQRELGVDTKSFSNALRRVLRQDPDVIMVGEMRDLETMSLTLLAAETGHLVLATMHTSGVVLAIDRLIDSFPSEQQPQVRMQLSLILEGVISQVLIPRADGKGRVVAVEILMGTPAIRNLIREGKTHQMTTLIHTGGQFGMQTVEQALKVLYQKNLVSFEEAYAASHDAETFRKLVGR; encoded by the coding sequence ATGGTAAATATTAATGAATTACTTAAAAAAATGATAGAAAAGGAGGCTTCTGATTTACATATGAAAGTCGGCAGTCCACCTTCATTACGAATTTATGGGAAACTGTATCCTATTGAAGGATATAGTGTTCTGACTAAAGATGACACAAAAGCAATGGTAAATGCAATAACGACGGATGAACTAAAAAGGAGATTTGAGGAGGAGTCAGAGTTAGATACGGCATATACGGCAGAAGGGATAGGTCGATTTCGAGTGAATTTATTTCAGCAACAACGGACTTTTGGAGCGGTATTTCGCCATATCCCACTTAAAATAAGGAATTTTGAGGAGTTGGTGCTACCGGCACCAGTTTTAGGGACATTGTCTAATTTACAGCGTGGATTAGTTATTGTTACAGGTCCTACTGGCAGTGGTAAATCGACAACATTAGCCGCGATAATGAATAATATCAATTTAACTCAACGCAAACATATCGTTACGATTGAAGACCCAATTGAATATGTTTTTGAGGATAAGATGTCAATTATTAATCAACGGGAGTTAGGCGTAGATACTAAATCTTTTAGTAATGCTTTACGCCGGGTATTACGGCAGGACCCTGATGTGATTATGGTTGGTGAGATGCGTGATTTAGAAACGATGAGTTTGACACTTTTAGCGGCTGAAACCGGTCATCTGGTTCTGGCAACGATGCATACCAGTGGTGTGGTTTTAGCTATTGATAGGCTTATTGATTCTTTTCCATCAGAACAACAACCTCAGGTTCGGATGCAATTATCACTGATATTAGAAGGTGTGATTTCTCAGGTATTGATTCCTCGAGCTGATGGAAAAGGTAGAGTTGTTGCCGTAGAAATCCTTATGGGCACACCGGCGATTAGAAACTTGATTCGTGAAGGAAAAACTCACCAGATGACTACTCTTATCCATACGGGCGGACAATTTGGAATGCAGACAGTAGAACAGGCATTAAAAGTTCTATATCAAAAAAATTTAGTTTCCTTTGAAGAGGCCTATGCCGCCTCTCATGATGCAGAAACCTTTAGAAAATTAGTTGGAAGATAA